In one Corythoichthys intestinalis isolate RoL2023-P3 chromosome 16, ASM3026506v1, whole genome shotgun sequence genomic region, the following are encoded:
- the LOC130904397 gene encoding galactocerebrosidase — protein sequence MAHRIQVFFAIFLSVFLVPCFSQTYILSDKDGLGAVFDGIGGLSGGGATTRLLVNYAEPYRSQVLDYLFKPNFGASLHILKVEIGGDAQTTDGTEPSHMHFEDDENYFRGYEWWLMKEAKKRNPNITLIGLPWAFPGWVGRGHQWPYDFPDVTALYVVKWILGAKQFHGLNIDYVGIWNERNFDSKYIKLLRYTLDKNGLENVQIIASDNLWEPISQSLLLDPELRNAVDVIGAHYPGTNTVMTALETGKRLWSSEDYSTFNDEVGGGCWARILNQNYVNGFMTATISWNLVASYYEALPFGRDGLMTAAEPWSGNYVVDSPIWITAHTSQFTKPGWTYLRTVGHLAQGGSYVALTDGKGNLTVVIETMTHDHSVCIRPPLPPFSVTSQNATFQLKGSFSSIEYLQIWRSQFNFKSNKPTFFERLSPLKLSDGKFTLNLPEDEVYTLTTITTGQKGNYPDPPPSSPFPLNYKDNFTVRESPFSEAPNFADQTGVFEYYTNITDPGPHAFTLRQVLTQRPITWAADADQTISVIGDYMWQDLNVQSDVFMERVKTGGVFIAARVNKGGQAIRSARGIFFWVFADGTYKVTNDLAGLTILAEGQSGTQAGYWYTLSLTVQGQLATGKLNGYTLWKNAVILRPNNGWAAIGTRSFERAQFDNFAVNAATKEHE from the coding sequence ATGGCGCACAGAATACAAGTTTTCTTTGCAATATTTTTAAGTGTCTTTTTAGTTCCTTGCTTTTCTCAGACGTATATACTGAGCGACAAAGATGGATTAGGAGCAGTCTTTGATGGGATTGGAGGTTTGAGTGGTGGAGGGGCGACAACACGTTTACTAGTTAATTATGCGGAGCCCTACCGGAGCCAGGTACTCGACTATCTTTTCAAGCCAAATTTTGGTGCCTCTTTGCACATTCTCAAGGTTGAAATTGGAGGAGACGCTCAAACTACTGACGGGACGGAACCATCGCACATGCattttgaagatgatgaaaactaCTTCCGAGGATATGAATGGTGGCTCATGAAAGAGGCAAAGAAGAGGAATCCAAACATTACACTTATTGGCCTGCcgtgggcatttccaggttggGTCGGCCGTGGTCACCAGTGGCCTTATGATTTCCCTGATGTCACTGCATTATATGTGGTGAAATGGATCCTTGGTGCAAAGCAGTTTCACGGGCTCAACATTGACTATGTTGGGATTTGGAACGAGCGGAACTTTGACAGCAAGTATATCAAACTGCTGCGGTACACTTTGGATAAAAATGGCTTAGAAAATGTTCAGATTATAGCCAGTGATAACTTGTGGGAGCCCATTTCACAGTCTCTTCTGCTGGACCCAGAACTCCGTAACGCTGTAGACGTAATAGGTGCCCACTATCCTGGTACTAACACAGTGATGACGGCCCTGGAGACTGGAAAACGGCTGTGGTCTTCAGAGGACTACAGCACATTCAACGATGAAGTCGGAGGAGGCTGCTGGGCGCGCATTCTCAATCAGAACTATGTCAACGGATTCATGACCGCCACCATTTCCTGGAATCTAGTCGCCAGCTACTACGAGGCACTACCATTTGGCAGAGATGGACTCATGACGGCAGCAGAACCTTGGAGCGGCAACTACGTGGTGGACTCTCCCATCTGGATAACGGCTCACACGTCGCAGTTTACAAAGCCAGGATGGACCTACCTGAGAACCGTTGGACATTTGGCACAAGGTGGAAGTTATGTGGCCTTGACTGACGGCAAAGGAAATCTTACAGTTGTCATAGAAACTATGACCCATGATCATTCAGTTTGCATAAGACCGCCACTCCCTCCATTCTCAGTCACCTCACAAAATGCAACCTTCCAGCTGAAAGGATCCTTTTCCTCCATTGAATATCTACAGATTTGGCGCTCCCAGTTTAACTTTAAGTCAAACAAGCCCACTTTTTTTGAGCGTCTAAGTCCGTTGAAGCTTTCCGATGGAAAATTCACCTTAAATCTTCCTGAAGATGAGGTTTACACACTAACCACAATAACAACAGGACAAAAAGGCAACTATCCAGATCCACCTCCCTCATCTCCCTTCCCACTAAACTATAAGGATAACTTCACTGTCAGAGAAAGTCCCTTTTCAGAAGCTCCAAATTTTGCTGACCAGACCGGCGTTTTTGAATATTACACCAACATCACAGATCCAGGACCTCACGCATTCACTTTACGTCAAGTTCTGACCCAAAGACCAATCACGTGGGCGGCAGATGCAGACCAAACTATAAGCGTTATTGGTGACTATATGTGGCAGGATCTGAATGTCCAATCTGACGTTTTCATGGAGCGCGTAAAGACCGGTGGTGTTTTTATTGCAGCGAGAGTCAATAAAGGAGGCCAGGCGATCCGTAGTGCCAGGGGTATATTTTTCTGGGTCTTTGCTGATGGAACATACAAAGTTACGAATGACCTCGCTGGTCTAACGATACTGGCTGAAGGACAATCGGGTACACAAGCAGGTTATTGGTACACGCTATCACTCACTGTACAGGGCCAACTTGCGACAGGAAAGTTGAATGGTTATACACTGTGGAAGAATGCTGTGATACTGAGACCAAACAATGGTTGGGCTGCCATCGGGACACGTTCATTTGAGAGGGCCCAGTTTGATAATTTTGCTGTTAATGCAGCGACAAAAGAACACGAGTAG
- the gaa gene encoding lysosomal alpha-glucosidase isoform X1, with the protein MALWVKLTLAALFVLTFNTFSDLSHKLIHETRLVQFGVKPQKPPIRDKLEPPAYYFKIQPSRCIMSPESRFDCGRDRALSRRQCEERSCCYSPLNDSSKAPWCFYPHSYPGYKLGVLTPTFRGQAASLTRYTPSYLSKDVPSLHLEETHESAGCLHLTLKDPWSSRYEVELPGEFQKGKTSSQEALYKIEYQSNPFGFIVRRASNGRVIVNSTVAPLLFADQYLQLSTTLASSLVSGLGEHYTSLRLDLNWTSLTLWNRDMAPHAGANLYGSHPFYVVQEEDGLAHGVFLLNSNAIEVILQPLPALTWVSTGGILDFYIFMGPDAQTVIQQYLQVIGYPMMPPYWSLGFHLCRWGYKSTNITRQVAQRMHDANFPMDVQWNDLDYANEGRIFTSDPLQFGDHKEMVDEFHQKGMKYILILDPGISTTSPPGTYHPFDDGLKRDVFIKNTTGQLLIGKVWPGPTAFPDFTNAETRQWWEDCIMDFYSKVPVDGLWIDMNEPASFVSGSMDGCPDTELESPPYTPRVIGGRLSAFTICMSARQNKSTHYNLHNMYGLTEAFTTHSALMKARGKRPFVLSRSSFPSIGRFSGVWTGDVRSDWEQLTYSIPSVLKFSLFGVPLAGADICGFGGDTTEELCVRWMQLGAFYPFMRNHNDRPYASQEPYIFGEKAQTSMRDALNLRYSLLPFLYTLFHHAHTSGNTVARPLFMEFPADPQCRVIDRQFLWGSSLLISPVLEEGAVEVAAYLPPGIWYSLHNGQPLYSKGEYRLLSAPLDTINIHVRGGYIVPQQEPALTTTVSRRNPFLLTVALSAEGLAQGDLFWDDGDSIDTFQTGSYCYVAFTARQSQVVSKPIWLNGALDGLVMGGMQVFGLPKQPQYVVANGKKVKDFTYNSESKVLKVSQLDLPMSKMFTVQWAL; encoded by the exons ATGGCTCTTTGGGTCAAGCTAACTTTAGCCGCGCTCTTTGTATTAACATTTAATACATTCTCCGACTTGAGCCACAAGCTCATTCACGAGACTAGACTTGTCCAATTCGGCGTTAAACCACAGAAGCCCCCAATTCGTGACAAACTCGAACCACCTGCCTATTATTTTAAGATCCAACCCTCACGGTGCATCATGTCCCCGGAGAGTCGCTTCGACTGCGGCCGCGATAGAGCGCTGAGTAGGCGGCAGTGTGAAGAGAGGTCTTGCTGTTACTCTCCCCTCAATGACTCCTCGAAAGCCCCGTGGTGCTTCTACCCTCACTCGTACCCCGGCTATAAACTGGGGGTGCTGACGCCCACCTTTCGAGGCCAAGCTGCCAGTTTGACGCGGTACACTCCCTCTTACCTGTCCAAGGATGTGCCCAGTCTTCACCTGGAAGAAACCCACGAGTCTGCAGGCTGCTTGCATCTCACT TTGAAGGATCCATGGTCCAGTCGGTATGAAGTTGAGCTCCCAGGTGAATTCCAGAAGGGCAAAACCAGTAGCCAAGAAGCTCTTTATAAAATAGAGTACCAGTCCAACCCTTTTGGATTCATTGTAAGGCGTGCGTCTAATGGAAGAGTCAT tGTGAATAGTACGGTGGCCCCTCTACTGTTTGCTGACCAGTACCTGCAGCTGTCGACCACTCTGGCCTCCTCACTAGTGTCAGGCCTCGGGGAGCATTACACATCCCTACGCCTCGACCTTAACTGGACCTCCTTGACTCTGTGGAACAGGGACATGGCTCCTCAT GCTGGTGCAAACCTTTACGGCTCGCACCCTTTCTACGTGGTACAGGAGGAAGATGGATTGGCGCATGGGGTGTTCCTTCTCAACAGCAATGCCATCG AGGTGATCTTGCAGCCTCTGCCAGCTCTCACGTGGGTTTCCACAGGGGGAATCCTAGATTTTTACATTTTCATGGGTCCGGACGCTCAGACTGTTATACAACAATACCTACAAGTTATTG GTTATCCCATGATGCCTCCCTATTGGTCATTGGGCTTCCATCTGTGTCGCTGGGGCTACAAAAGCACGAACATAACACGGCAGGTGGCTCAGCGGATGCATGATGCTAACTTCCCCATG GATGTGCAGTGGAATGATCTTGACTATGCAAATGAAGGCAGGATCTTCACCAGTGACCCCTTGCAATTTGGGGACCATAAAGAGATGGTGGATGAATTCCACCAAAAAGGCATGAAGTACATCCTCATCCTG GATCCTGGTATCAGCACAACAAGTCCTCCTGGAACGTACCATCCCTTCGATGATGGACTCAAACGAGATGTATTTATAAAAAATACTACAGGTCAACTCCTAATTGGGAAG GTGTGGCCCGGTCCGACGGCCTTCCCCGACTTCACCAATGCGGAGACCAGACAGTGGTGGGAAGACTGCATCATGGATTTTTATTCCAAAGTGCCAGTGGATGGATTATGGATT GATATGAACGAACCAGCCAGTTTTGTGTCGGGTTCAATGGACGGTTGCCCTGACACAGAGCTTGAGAGCCCGCCATACACACCCA GGGTGATCGGAGGCCGCTTAAGCGCGTTCACTATTTGTATGTCGGCTCGGCAAAACAAGTCAACTCACTACAACCTGCACAACATGTACGGACTGACAGAAGCCTTCACCACTCACAG TGCCCTAATGAAAGCACGAGGGAAGCGGCCATTCGTCTTGTCTCGTTCCTCATTCCCAAGCATCGGGCGCTTTTCTGGAGTTTGGACAGGAGATGTTAGAAGCGACTGGGAGCAACTTACGTATTCTATTCCTT CGGTGCTTAAGTTCAGCCTCTTCGGAGTGCCACTGGCGGGGGCAGATATCTGCGGCTTTGGAGGCGACACCACCGAAGAGTTGTGTGTGCGATGGATGCAACTCGGGGCTTTCTACCCATTTATGAGAAACCACAATGACCGGCCATACGct TCCCAAGAGCCTTACATTTTCGGGGAGAAGGCCCAAACATCCATGAGGGATGCGCTGAACCTTCGTTACTCTCTCCTCCCGTTTCTCTACACGCTTTTCCATCACGCACATACCTCTGGCAACACAGTGGCCAGGCCTTTATTCATGGA GTTTCCTGCTGATCCTCAGTGTCGTGTCATAGACCGCCAATTCCTCTGGGGGAGTTCACTCCTCATCAGCCCGGTCTTGGAGGAGGGTGCAGTGGAGGTTGCTGCTTATCTGCCACCCGGCATTTGGTACAGTCTGCACAAT GGTCAGCCAttgtacagtaaaggcgagtaccGCCTCCTGTCGGCACCTCTGGATACCATAAACATCCATGTGAGGGGGGGGTATATTGTGCCTCAGCAG GAGCCTGCTTTAACGACAACAGTCTCCCGCCGAAACCCTTTCCTGTTGACTGTGGCTCTCTCAGCGGAAGGCTTGGCTCAAGGTGACTTGTTCTGGGATGATGGTGACAGCATTGACACATTCCAAACAGGAAGTTACTGTTATGTTGCCTTCACTGCCAGACAG TCCCAGGTTGTCAGTAAACCCATCTGGCTGAATGGAGCCCTGGATGGTCTTGTAATGGGGGGCATGCAGGTTTTCGGGCTGCCCAAACAACCTCAGTATGTGGTAGCGAATGGGAAGAAAGTAAAGGATTTTACATATAACAGCGAAAGTAAG gtTTTAAAAGTGAGCCAGCTGGATTTGCCCATGTCAAAGATGTTTACTGTCCAGTGGGCACTGTGA
- the gaa gene encoding lysosomal alpha-glucosidase isoform X2 produces MALWVKLTLAALFVLTFNTFSDLSHKLIHETRLVQFGVKPQKPPIRDKLEPPAYYFKIQPSRCIMSPESRFDCGRDRALSRRQCEERSCCYSPLNDSSKAPWCFYPHSYPGYKLGVLTPTFRGQAASLTRYTPSYLSKDVPSLHLEETHESAGCLHLTLKDPWSSRYEVELPGEFQKGKTSSQEALYKIEYQSNPFGFIVRRASNGRVIVNSTVAPLLFADQYLQLSTTLASSLVSGLGEHYTSLRLDLNWTSLTLWNRDMAPHAGANLYGSHPFYVVQEEDGLAHGVFLLNSNAIEVILQPLPALTWVSTGGILDFYIFMGPDAQTVIQQYLQVIGYPMMPPYWSLGFHLCRWGYKSTNITRQVAQRMHDANFPMDVQWNDLDYANEGRIFTSDPLQFGDHKEMVDEFHQKGMKYILILDPGISTTSPPGTYHPFDDGLKRDVFIKNTTGQLLIGKVWPGPTAFPDFTNAETRQWWEDCIMDFYSKVPVDGLWIDMNEPASFVSGSMDGCPDTELESPPYTPRVIGGRLSAFTICMSARQNKSTHYNLHNMYGLTEAFTTHSALMKARGKRPFVLSRSSFPSIGRFSGVWTGDVRSDWEQLTYSIPSVLKFSLFGVPLAGADICGFGGDTTEELCVRWMQLGAFYPFMRNHNDRPYASQEPYIFGEKAQTSMRDALNLRYSLLPFLYTLFHHAHTSGNTVARPLFMEFPADPQCRVIDRQFLWGSSLLISPVLEEGAVEVAAYLPPGIWVSHCTVKASTASCRHLWIP; encoded by the exons ATGGCTCTTTGGGTCAAGCTAACTTTAGCCGCGCTCTTTGTATTAACATTTAATACATTCTCCGACTTGAGCCACAAGCTCATTCACGAGACTAGACTTGTCCAATTCGGCGTTAAACCACAGAAGCCCCCAATTCGTGACAAACTCGAACCACCTGCCTATTATTTTAAGATCCAACCCTCACGGTGCATCATGTCCCCGGAGAGTCGCTTCGACTGCGGCCGCGATAGAGCGCTGAGTAGGCGGCAGTGTGAAGAGAGGTCTTGCTGTTACTCTCCCCTCAATGACTCCTCGAAAGCCCCGTGGTGCTTCTACCCTCACTCGTACCCCGGCTATAAACTGGGGGTGCTGACGCCCACCTTTCGAGGCCAAGCTGCCAGTTTGACGCGGTACACTCCCTCTTACCTGTCCAAGGATGTGCCCAGTCTTCACCTGGAAGAAACCCACGAGTCTGCAGGCTGCTTGCATCTCACT TTGAAGGATCCATGGTCCAGTCGGTATGAAGTTGAGCTCCCAGGTGAATTCCAGAAGGGCAAAACCAGTAGCCAAGAAGCTCTTTATAAAATAGAGTACCAGTCCAACCCTTTTGGATTCATTGTAAGGCGTGCGTCTAATGGAAGAGTCAT tGTGAATAGTACGGTGGCCCCTCTACTGTTTGCTGACCAGTACCTGCAGCTGTCGACCACTCTGGCCTCCTCACTAGTGTCAGGCCTCGGGGAGCATTACACATCCCTACGCCTCGACCTTAACTGGACCTCCTTGACTCTGTGGAACAGGGACATGGCTCCTCAT GCTGGTGCAAACCTTTACGGCTCGCACCCTTTCTACGTGGTACAGGAGGAAGATGGATTGGCGCATGGGGTGTTCCTTCTCAACAGCAATGCCATCG AGGTGATCTTGCAGCCTCTGCCAGCTCTCACGTGGGTTTCCACAGGGGGAATCCTAGATTTTTACATTTTCATGGGTCCGGACGCTCAGACTGTTATACAACAATACCTACAAGTTATTG GTTATCCCATGATGCCTCCCTATTGGTCATTGGGCTTCCATCTGTGTCGCTGGGGCTACAAAAGCACGAACATAACACGGCAGGTGGCTCAGCGGATGCATGATGCTAACTTCCCCATG GATGTGCAGTGGAATGATCTTGACTATGCAAATGAAGGCAGGATCTTCACCAGTGACCCCTTGCAATTTGGGGACCATAAAGAGATGGTGGATGAATTCCACCAAAAAGGCATGAAGTACATCCTCATCCTG GATCCTGGTATCAGCACAACAAGTCCTCCTGGAACGTACCATCCCTTCGATGATGGACTCAAACGAGATGTATTTATAAAAAATACTACAGGTCAACTCCTAATTGGGAAG GTGTGGCCCGGTCCGACGGCCTTCCCCGACTTCACCAATGCGGAGACCAGACAGTGGTGGGAAGACTGCATCATGGATTTTTATTCCAAAGTGCCAGTGGATGGATTATGGATT GATATGAACGAACCAGCCAGTTTTGTGTCGGGTTCAATGGACGGTTGCCCTGACACAGAGCTTGAGAGCCCGCCATACACACCCA GGGTGATCGGAGGCCGCTTAAGCGCGTTCACTATTTGTATGTCGGCTCGGCAAAACAAGTCAACTCACTACAACCTGCACAACATGTACGGACTGACAGAAGCCTTCACCACTCACAG TGCCCTAATGAAAGCACGAGGGAAGCGGCCATTCGTCTTGTCTCGTTCCTCATTCCCAAGCATCGGGCGCTTTTCTGGAGTTTGGACAGGAGATGTTAGAAGCGACTGGGAGCAACTTACGTATTCTATTCCTT CGGTGCTTAAGTTCAGCCTCTTCGGAGTGCCACTGGCGGGGGCAGATATCTGCGGCTTTGGAGGCGACACCACCGAAGAGTTGTGTGTGCGATGGATGCAACTCGGGGCTTTCTACCCATTTATGAGAAACCACAATGACCGGCCATACGct TCCCAAGAGCCTTACATTTTCGGGGAGAAGGCCCAAACATCCATGAGGGATGCGCTGAACCTTCGTTACTCTCTCCTCCCGTTTCTCTACACGCTTTTCCATCACGCACATACCTCTGGCAACACAGTGGCCAGGCCTTTATTCATGGA GTTTCCTGCTGATCCTCAGTGTCGTGTCATAGACCGCCAATTCCTCTGGGGGAGTTCACTCCTCATCAGCCCGGTCTTGGAGGAGGGTGCAGTGGAGGTTGCTGCTTATCTGCCACCCGGCATTTG GGTCAGCCAttgtacagtaaaggcgagtaccGCCTCCTGTCGGCACCTCTGGATACCATAA